The Burkholderia ubonensis genome has a window encoding:
- a CDS encoding FAD-containing oxidoreductase: protein MTQHFDAIIIGTGQAGPPLAAQLSGAGMSVAIVERGRFGGTCVNTGCIPTKTLIASAYAAHLARRAGEYGVTVGGPVTVDMPRVKARKDEISARSSHGVEQWVRGLDHTTVLQGHARFEQADTVRVGDALLEAERIFVNVGGRALVPPMPGLDQVPYLTNSTMMDVDFLPEHLIVVGGSYVGLEFGQMYRRFGSRVTIVEKGPRLIRREDEDVSHAVREILEAEGIDVQLDANCLSARRDGHRVVVGLDCASGAREVAGSHLLLAVGRVPNTDDLGLAHAGVATDAHGYIEVDEQLRTNVPGIWALGDCNGRGAFTHTSYNDYEIVAANLLDNDPRKVSDRIPAYAMFIDPPLGRVGMTQADAMQTGRRLLVGTRPMTRVGRAVEKGESRGFMKVIVDADSHAILGASILGVTGDEVVHALLDVMAANAPYTTISRAMHIHPTVSELMPTLLQDLHPVE from the coding sequence ATGACGCAACACTTCGACGCGATCATCATCGGCACCGGGCAGGCCGGCCCGCCGCTCGCCGCCCAGCTGTCCGGCGCGGGCATGAGCGTCGCCATCGTCGAGCGGGGCCGGTTCGGCGGCACCTGCGTGAACACCGGCTGCATCCCCACCAAGACGCTGATCGCGAGCGCGTATGCCGCGCATCTCGCGCGGCGGGCCGGCGAATACGGCGTGACGGTCGGCGGACCGGTCACGGTCGACATGCCGCGCGTGAAGGCGCGCAAGGACGAGATTTCCGCGCGCTCCAGCCACGGCGTCGAGCAGTGGGTGCGCGGGCTCGACCATACGACCGTGTTGCAGGGTCATGCCCGCTTCGAGCAGGCCGACACGGTGCGCGTCGGCGACGCGCTGCTGGAAGCCGAGCGGATCTTCGTCAACGTCGGCGGGCGCGCGCTGGTGCCGCCGATGCCCGGCCTCGACCAGGTGCCCTATCTCACCAACTCGACGATGATGGACGTCGATTTCCTGCCGGAGCACCTGATCGTCGTCGGCGGCAGCTACGTCGGGCTCGAATTCGGCCAGATGTACCGGCGCTTCGGCTCGCGCGTGACGATCGTCGAGAAAGGCCCGCGCCTGATCCGCCGCGAGGACGAGGACGTGTCGCACGCGGTGCGGGAGATCCTCGAAGCCGAAGGCATCGACGTGCAGCTCGACGCGAACTGCCTGAGCGCGCGGCGCGACGGGCACCGCGTCGTCGTCGGGCTCGACTGCGCGTCCGGCGCGCGCGAGGTCGCGGGCTCGCATCTGCTGCTCGCCGTCGGACGCGTGCCGAACACCGACGATCTCGGGCTCGCGCACGCCGGCGTCGCGACCGACGCGCACGGCTACATCGAGGTCGACGAGCAGCTGCGCACGAACGTGCCCGGGATCTGGGCGCTGGGCGACTGCAACGGGCGCGGCGCGTTCACGCATACGTCCTACAACGACTACGAGATCGTCGCGGCCAACCTGCTCGACAACGATCCGCGCAAGGTGTCGGACCGCATCCCCGCATACGCGATGTTCATCGACCCGCCGCTCGGCCGCGTCGGGATGACGCAAGCCGACGCGATGCAGACGGGACGCCGGCTGCTGGTCGGCACGCGGCCGATGACGCGCGTCGGGCGCGCGGTCGAGAAAGGCGAGAGCCGGGGCTTCATGAAGGTGATCGTCGACGCGGACAGCCACGCGATCCTGGGCGCGTCGATTCTCGGCGTGACGGGCGACGAGGTCGTGCATGCGCTGCTCGACGTGATGGCCGCGAACGCGCCGTACACGACGATCAGTCGCGCGATGCACATTCATCCGACGGTGTCGGAGCTGATGCCGACGTTGCTGCAGGATCTGCATCCGGTGGAATGA
- a CDS encoding LysE family translocator, with protein MTASAAVLAILAALWLGAMIPGPSFVLVARNSIGLSRRDGLATALGMGVGGIAFGGVALAGLYTLLQAVEWLYVALKLAGGAYLIYMASKIWRGADRPIAMDDPRAGAAGSARKSFLAGLTTQLSNPKTAIWYGSIFAALLPQHPPLWCYLALPPLVFAVEFGWYTIVALCFSTRRPRELYLRARKWVDRIAAGAIALLGLRLILNAPKAGI; from the coding sequence ATGACTGCATCGGCTGCCGTACTCGCCATTCTGGCTGCGCTATGGCTCGGCGCGATGATTCCGGGCCCCAGCTTCGTGCTGGTCGCCCGCAATTCGATCGGGCTGTCGCGCCGCGACGGGCTCGCAACCGCGCTCGGCATGGGCGTGGGCGGCATCGCGTTCGGCGGCGTCGCGCTCGCCGGGCTCTATACGCTGCTGCAGGCGGTCGAGTGGTTGTATGTCGCCCTCAAGCTGGCGGGCGGCGCGTATCTGATCTACATGGCGTCGAAGATCTGGCGCGGCGCGGACCGGCCGATCGCGATGGACGATCCGCGGGCCGGCGCGGCGGGCAGCGCGCGCAAGTCGTTCCTGGCCGGCCTCACGACCCAGCTGAGCAACCCGAAGACTGCGATCTGGTACGGCAGCATCTTCGCGGCGCTGCTGCCGCAACATCCGCCGCTGTGGTGCTACCTGGCGCTGCCGCCGCTTGTGTTCGCGGTCGAGTTCGGCTGGTACACGATCGTCGCGCTGTGCTTCTCCACCCGCCGGCCGCGCGAGCTGTATCTCCGGGCGAGGAAATGGGTCGACCGCATCGCGGCCGGTGCGATCGCGCTGCTCGGGCTGCGGCTGATCCTGAACGCGCCGAAGGCCGGGATCTGA
- a CDS encoding DUF3348 domain-containing protein, protein MVQAPQRTALSGPTLVRLLARLADADVPESRQTLADRLSQWLGWTDAISLSSALNANPPAVAAGVRGYDAERECARVRHALAQAITGALRPRTRRRAGEMPPPPADTADFADFRQQCLSLQQEIETAIGNLRGRLRVALAARAPGMARLATLDAIMERVLGARERSLLATVPALLGAHFERLRAAEQQALADAQAAADADADAAPDAPSPAPVTPVVPGTWLDTFRDEMQSILLAELEIRFQTVDGLLAALRAS, encoded by the coding sequence ATGGTGCAAGCCCCCCAGCGCACGGCATTGAGCGGCCCGACGCTCGTTCGCCTGCTCGCGCGGCTGGCGGACGCCGACGTGCCCGAATCCCGGCAGACGCTCGCGGACCGGCTGAGCCAATGGCTCGGCTGGACGGACGCGATTTCGCTGTCCTCGGCGCTGAATGCGAACCCGCCCGCTGTCGCGGCCGGCGTGCGCGGCTACGACGCGGAGCGCGAGTGCGCGCGCGTGCGCCACGCGCTGGCGCAGGCGATCACGGGCGCCCTTCGGCCGCGCACGCGGCGGCGCGCCGGCGAGATGCCGCCGCCGCCCGCCGACACGGCCGATTTCGCGGACTTCCGCCAGCAGTGTCTGTCCCTGCAGCAGGAGATAGAAACGGCGATCGGCAACCTGCGCGGCCGCCTGCGCGTCGCGCTGGCGGCGCGCGCGCCCGGCATGGCGCGGCTCGCGACGCTCGACGCGATCATGGAGCGGGTGCTCGGCGCGCGCGAACGCAGCCTGCTGGCCACCGTGCCGGCGCTGCTCGGCGCGCACTTCGAGCGGCTGCGCGCGGCGGAGCAGCAGGCGCTTGCCGACGCGCAAGCAGCGGCCGATGCCGATGCCGATGCCGCGCCCGACGCGCCGAGCCCCGCGCCGGTCACGCCGGTCGTGCCGGGTACGTGGCTCGACACGTTCCGCGACGAGATGCAAAGCATCCTGCTCGCCGAACTCGAAATCCGGTTTCAAACGGTGGATGGGCTGCTCGCGGCCCTTCGCGCCAGCTAA
- a CDS encoding DUF802 domain-containing protein, producing MSRIRIDLVVFMAGLVAVCWIGAGYVASNPPAAVVTLLIAACYVAGAWELQRYRQATATLTRAVAGLTEPPPALDAWLDTLHPSLRGAVRARIEGARAALPGPSLTPYLVGLLVLLGMLGTLLGMVVTLKGTGAALESAADLDAIRASLIAPVKGLGYAFGTSIAGVATSAMLGLLSALVRRDRLDASQQLDAMVATTLRVHSHAHQREESFRLLQKQADVMPALVERLQTMMTAIDARSAALHDRQIESQHAFFERTERAYAGLAANVGDALKESAAESARVAGAALQPVVAATMTGLAQEMAALRDTVTGAVQRQLDALAGGFEQTTADVTAAWGRALDEQRRAGDAVAQQLQTTLGRFTDTFAQRSTDLLDGVATRLESTEGRLSDAWRDALAQQQQVGDALADRHARALGEAAATFERHSAAALVAMRDAHAGLQTQLAARDEQRLAAWNASLAAMAAKLGDEWQRAGVHSAGRQQEICDALAQTTRDLTAQAATFEQRSNDLLSTIRDSHAGLQTQLAARDEERLAAWNASLAAMAAKLGDEWQRAGVHSAGRQQEICDALAQTTRDLTAQAATFERRSNDLLSTIRDSHTGLQTQLAARDEERLAAWNASLAAMAAKLGDEWQRAGVHSAGRQQEICDALAQTTRDLTAQAATFERRSNDLLSTIRDSHAGLQTQLAARDEERLAAWSDSLAALAAALRDEWAQTSAQAASRQQDICDTLARTANDITAQAQAHASDTIAEISRLVQAASEAPKAAAEVVAELRQRLSDSMVRDTAMLDERSRLLATLETLLDAVNHASTEQRGAVDALVRTSADLLDRVGVRFNDTVEAETRKLDAVAAQVTAGAVEVASLGDAFGMAVQVFGESNDKLLSHLQRIEAALEKSLARSDEQLEYYVAQAREVIDLSMMSQKQIVEDLQQLAGRRASVGA from the coding sequence ATGTCCAGAATTCGCATTGATCTCGTTGTATTTATGGCCGGCCTCGTCGCGGTGTGCTGGATCGGCGCCGGTTATGTCGCATCGAATCCGCCGGCGGCGGTCGTCACGCTGCTGATCGCCGCGTGCTACGTCGCCGGTGCGTGGGAGCTGCAGCGTTACCGGCAGGCCACGGCCACGCTGACGCGCGCGGTGGCCGGCTTGACCGAGCCGCCGCCGGCGCTCGACGCGTGGCTCGACACGCTGCACCCGAGCCTGCGCGGCGCGGTGCGCGCGCGCATCGAGGGCGCCCGCGCGGCGCTGCCGGGGCCGTCGCTGACGCCGTACCTGGTCGGCCTGCTCGTGCTGCTGGGGATGCTCGGCACGCTGCTCGGGATGGTCGTGACGCTGAAGGGCACCGGCGCCGCGCTGGAAAGCGCGGCCGATCTCGACGCGATCCGCGCGTCGCTGATCGCGCCGGTCAAGGGCCTCGGGTATGCGTTCGGCACGTCGATCGCCGGCGTCGCGACCTCGGCGATGCTCGGGCTGCTGTCCGCGCTGGTGCGCCGCGATCGGCTCGACGCATCGCAGCAGCTCGACGCGATGGTCGCGACGACGCTGCGGGTGCATTCGCACGCGCATCAGCGCGAGGAATCGTTCCGGCTCCTGCAGAAGCAGGCCGACGTGATGCCGGCGCTGGTCGAGCGGCTGCAGACGATGATGACCGCGATCGACGCGCGCAGCGCGGCGCTGCACGATCGCCAGATCGAAAGCCAGCACGCCTTCTTCGAGCGCACCGAGCGCGCGTATGCGGGCCTTGCCGCGAACGTCGGCGACGCGTTGAAGGAGAGCGCTGCCGAGAGCGCGCGCGTGGCCGGCGCGGCGCTGCAGCCGGTCGTCGCCGCGACGATGACGGGGCTCGCGCAGGAGATGGCCGCGCTGCGCGACACAGTGACGGGCGCGGTGCAGCGCCAGCTCGACGCGCTGGCCGGCGGCTTCGAGCAAACCACCGCCGACGTGACGGCCGCGTGGGGCCGCGCGCTCGACGAGCAGCGCCGCGCCGGCGACGCCGTAGCGCAGCAGCTGCAGACGACGCTCGGCCGGTTCACCGACACGTTCGCGCAGCGTTCGACCGATCTGCTCGACGGCGTCGCGACGCGCCTCGAGTCCACCGAAGGCCGTCTGTCCGACGCGTGGCGCGATGCGCTCGCGCAGCAGCAGCAGGTCGGCGACGCGCTGGCCGACCGGCATGCGCGCGCGCTCGGCGAAGCCGCGGCCACGTTCGAACGACACTCGGCGGCCGCGCTCGTCGCGATGCGCGACGCGCACGCGGGGTTGCAGACGCAACTGGCTGCACGCGACGAGCAGCGTCTGGCCGCATGGAACGCATCGCTCGCCGCGATGGCCGCGAAGCTCGGCGACGAATGGCAGCGGGCGGGCGTGCACAGCGCGGGCCGTCAGCAGGAGATCTGCGATGCGCTCGCACAGACGACGCGCGATCTGACCGCGCAGGCGGCGACGTTCGAGCAACGCTCGAACGATCTGCTGTCGACGATTCGCGATTCGCACGCGGGCCTGCAAACGCAACTCGCCGCACGCGACGAGGAGCGTCTGGCTGCATGGAACGCATCGCTCGCCGCGATGGCCGCGAAGCTCGGCGACGAATGGCAGCGTGCGGGCGTGCACAGCGCAGGCCGTCAGCAGGAAATCTGCGATGCGCTCGCACAGACCACACGCGATCTGACCGCGCAAGCCGCGACGTTCGAACGACGCTCGAACGATCTACTGTCGACGATTCGCGATTCGCACACAGGCTTGCAAACGCAACTGGCCGCACGCGACGAGGAGCGTCTGGCCGCATGGAACGCATCGCTCGCCGCGATGGCCGCGAAGCTCGGCGACGAATGGCAGCGCGCGGGCGTGCACAGCGCGGGCCGTCAGCAGGAGATCTGCGATGCGCTCGCACAGACCACACGCGATCTGACCGCGCAAGCGGCGACGTTCGAACGACGCTCGAACGATCTGCTGTCGACGATTCGCGATTCGCACGCGGGCCTGCAAACGCAGCTCGCCGCACGCGACGAGGAGCGTCTGGCCGCATGGAGCGACTCGCTGGCGGCCCTGGCCGCCGCGCTGCGTGACGAGTGGGCGCAAACGAGCGCACAGGCCGCGAGCCGCCAGCAGGACATCTGCGACACGCTCGCCCGCACCGCGAACGACATCACCGCGCAGGCGCAGGCGCACGCGAGCGACACGATCGCCGAGATCTCCCGGCTCGTGCAGGCCGCGTCGGAGGCGCCGAAGGCCGCGGCCGAGGTCGTCGCCGAGCTGCGCCAGCGCCTGTCCGACAGCATGGTGCGCGACACCGCGATGCTCGACGAGCGCAGCCGCCTGCTGGCCACGCTCGAGACGCTGCTCGACGCGGTCAATCACGCGTCGACCGAACAGCGCGGCGCGGTCGATGCGCTCGTGCGCACGTCGGCCGACCTGCTGGATCGCGTCGGCGTGCGTTTCAACGACACGGTCGAAGCCGAAACCCGCAAGCTCGATGCGGTGGCCGCGCAGGTCACCGCGGGCGCCGTCGAGGTCGCGAGCCTCGGCGACGCGTTCGGGATGGCCGTGCAGGTGTTCGGCGAATCGAACGACAAGCTGCTGAGCCATCTGCAGCGCATCGAGGCCGCGCTGGAGAAATCGCTCGCGCGCAGCGACGAGCAGCTCGAATACTACGTCGCGCAGGCGCGGGAAGTGATCGACCTGAGCATGATGTCGCAGAAGCAGATCGTCGAAGACCTGCAGCAGCTCGCCGGCCGGCGCGCGTCCGTCGGAGCGTAA
- a CDS encoding OmpA family protein: MHDEIDGGAQSAPVWPAFADLMSVLLGAFVLILVGVIGMQLQLTSKLEEAIKQRQQEAQQRKTLEQALAGPLAAGRVTLVNGRIGIAGNVLFALNSDQLQPEGKELLKTLAGPLSAYLKTRDEILMVSGFADDQQVHAGNRLFADNWELSAKRALTVTRAFIDAGVPAASVFAAAFGSEQPVSSNADDAGRAKNRRVEIAPVPRKSASNGGTAK, from the coding sequence ATGCACGACGAAATCGACGGCGGCGCGCAATCGGCGCCGGTCTGGCCCGCCTTCGCCGACCTGATGTCGGTGCTGCTCGGCGCGTTCGTGCTGATCCTCGTCGGCGTGATCGGCATGCAGCTGCAGCTCACCTCGAAGCTCGAGGAGGCGATCAAGCAGCGCCAGCAGGAAGCGCAGCAGCGCAAGACGCTCGAACAGGCGCTCGCGGGGCCGCTCGCGGCCGGCCGCGTGACGCTCGTGAACGGACGCATCGGCATCGCCGGCAACGTGCTGTTCGCGCTGAACTCCGACCAGTTGCAGCCTGAAGGGAAGGAGCTGCTGAAGACGCTGGCCGGCCCGCTGTCCGCGTATCTGAAGACGCGCGACGAGATCCTGATGGTCAGCGGCTTCGCCGACGATCAGCAGGTGCACGCCGGCAACCGCCTGTTCGCGGACAACTGGGAGCTGTCGGCGAAGCGCGCGCTGACCGTGACGCGCGCGTTCATCGACGCGGGCGTGCCCGCAGCGTCGGTGTTCGCGGCCGCATTCGGCTCCGAGCAGCCGGTCAGCTCGAACGCGGACGACGCCGGGCGCGCGAAGAACCGCCGCGTCGAGATCGCGCCGGTGCCGCGCAAGAGCGCGTCGAATGGAGGAACGGCGAAGTGA
- a CDS encoding DUF2894 domain-containing protein, whose product MTVDATQVRAMLDAWREQRADRLDPVRFHRLDALAKRAAALDGDARALLDARFATLLDAFAAIVARASEGINVAATATAAACDSAHAGAQGPARGALAGLVARLARDAQADRAGIDPALIEYFRETWSKVRTEKQYRQALDRVPRNAGPLNSSSLVHRSLSLMRDLSPGYLQQFLSYVDALAWLEDLAGGPPPDKDAPRAKAAKSGKPAKKVARVRAR is encoded by the coding sequence GTGACGGTGGACGCGACGCAGGTGCGCGCGATGCTCGACGCATGGCGTGAGCAGCGCGCCGACCGGCTGGACCCGGTGCGCTTCCATCGGCTCGATGCGCTCGCCAAACGCGCGGCCGCGCTGGACGGCGATGCGCGCGCGCTGCTCGACGCGCGGTTCGCGACGCTGCTCGACGCGTTCGCCGCGATCGTGGCGCGCGCGAGCGAAGGCATAAACGTAGCTGCAACCGCAACCGCAGCTGCGTGCGACAGCGCGCATGCCGGCGCGCAGGGGCCTGCGCGCGGCGCACTCGCCGGGCTCGTCGCGCGGCTCGCGCGCGATGCGCAGGCGGACCGGGCCGGGATCGACCCGGCGCTGATCGAGTACTTCAGGGAAACCTGGTCGAAGGTCCGCACCGAGAAGCAGTATCGTCAGGCGCTCGACCGGGTGCCGCGCAATGCCGGCCCGCTCAATTCGAGCAGCCTCGTGCACCGGTCGCTGTCGCTGATGCGCGACCTGTCGCCGGGATACCTTCAGCAATTCCTGTCGTATGTGGATGCGCTGGCGTGGCTCGAGGATCTGGCCGGCGGCCCGCCGCCCGACAAGGATGCGCCGCGCGCCAAGGCAGCGAAGTCCGGCAAGCCCGCGAAGAAAGTCGCGCGGGTGAGGGCGCGATGA
- a CDS encoding NADPH-dependent FMN reductase, which yields MADEPRTDRAHRVDIIALCGSLRAQSHNAALLDAAARVAPHGMRIVRFERLGEFPLFNPDIKSPTPPAVHDLIERLNAADGVLIASPEYAHGVTGVMKNALDWVVGCEAFVHKPVAVLNASPRATHADAALKETLSVMSARVVDEASIALPILGSRLDAAGIAAHPHFAPALTDALLALRATIDAQTPSR from the coding sequence ATGGCCGACGAACCCCGAACCGATCGCGCGCACCGCGTCGACATCATCGCGCTGTGCGGCAGCCTGCGCGCCCAATCGCACAACGCAGCGCTGCTCGATGCGGCGGCCCGCGTCGCACCGCACGGGATGCGCATCGTGCGCTTCGAACGGCTCGGCGAGTTTCCACTGTTCAATCCGGATATCAAATCTCCGACGCCGCCCGCGGTGCACGACTTGATCGAACGGCTGAACGCGGCCGACGGCGTGCTGATCGCAAGTCCGGAGTATGCGCACGGCGTGACCGGCGTGATGAAGAACGCGCTGGACTGGGTGGTCGGGTGCGAAGCATTCGTGCATAAGCCGGTGGCGGTGCTCAACGCGTCGCCGCGCGCGACGCACGCCGACGCGGCGCTGAAGGAAACGCTGTCGGTGATGTCCGCTCGCGTCGTGGACGAGGCCTCGATCGCGCTCCCGATCCTCGGCAGCCGGCTCGACGCGGCGGGCATCGCCGCGCATCCGCACTTCGCGCCGGCGCTGACCGATGCGCTGCTCGCACTGCGCGCGACGATCGACGCGCAGACGCCGAGCCGCTAG
- a CDS encoding isoprenylcysteine carboxylmethyltransferase family protein, which translates to MNSTIDGIAAVHDRPPRSATPLRAGLLGITAGLFALWITRDQPALDGATRAVIASLAIIGTIALHELFISRVYLRPSAGLSRQAVRPLGVARVAVRLGALASVYAGIGMLYWLLPEYHGAFYLPFWSLLRALAPYVIVAAPVYFAWMDRHQRETDDAYLLWGRFLFRGEQPASWRPVREMLAGWMVKAFFLPLMTVYLSKDADHLSASLANAMHAPMSLALFVFMYDLSFTMDLMFGTVGYLCTFRVLDSHVRTVEPTTLGWLAALICYQPFWSLISNNYIRYEGSMFWDNWLLSAPAIRVAWGATIIALLLCYALSTISFGLRFSNLTNRGIITSGPYRFTKHPAYITKNLSYWMISVPFVEPLGWQVALAHCAALVAVNLIYFLRAKTEERHLMRDPDYRAYAAWIAEHGLFARMRHALGMRAAV; encoded by the coding sequence ATGAATTCCACCATCGACGGCATTGCAGCAGTCCACGATCGTCCGCCCCGCTCCGCCACCCCGTTGCGCGCCGGCCTGCTCGGCATCACGGCCGGCCTCTTCGCGCTGTGGATCACGCGCGACCAGCCCGCCCTCGACGGCGCCACGCGCGCGGTCATCGCCAGCCTCGCGATCATCGGCACGATCGCGCTGCACGAGCTCTTCATCTCGCGCGTCTACCTGCGGCCGAGCGCCGGCCTGTCGCGGCAGGCCGTGCGGCCGCTCGGCGTCGCCCGCGTCGCGGTGCGGCTCGGCGCGCTCGCGTCGGTCTACGCGGGCATCGGCATGCTGTACTGGCTGCTGCCCGAGTATCACGGCGCGTTCTACCTGCCGTTCTGGTCGCTGCTGCGCGCGCTCGCGCCGTACGTGATCGTCGCCGCGCCGGTCTATTTCGCGTGGATGGACCGCCATCAGCGCGAGACCGATGACGCCTACCTGCTGTGGGGGCGCTTCCTGTTCCGCGGCGAGCAGCCCGCGAGCTGGCGGCCGGTGCGCGAGATGCTCGCCGGGTGGATGGTCAAGGCGTTCTTCCTGCCGCTGATGACCGTCTACCTGTCGAAGGACGCCGACCACCTGAGCGCGTCGCTCGCGAACGCGATGCATGCGCCGATGTCGCTCGCGCTGTTCGTGTTCATGTACGACCTGTCGTTCACGATGGACCTGATGTTCGGCACCGTCGGCTACCTGTGCACGTTCCGCGTCCTCGACAGCCACGTGCGCACCGTCGAGCCGACGACGCTCGGCTGGCTCGCCGCGCTGATCTGCTACCAGCCGTTCTGGTCGCTGATCTCGAACAACTACATCCGCTACGAGGGCTCGATGTTCTGGGACAACTGGCTGCTCTCCGCGCCGGCGATTCGCGTGGCCTGGGGCGCGACGATCATCGCGCTGCTGCTGTGCTACGCGCTGTCGACGATCTCGTTCGGCCTGCGCTTCTCGAACCTGACCAACCGCGGGATCATCACGTCCGGCCCGTACCGCTTCACGAAGCATCCGGCCTACATCACGAAGAACCTGTCGTACTGGATGATCTCGGTGCCGTTCGTCGAGCCGCTCGGCTGGCAGGTCGCGCTCGCGCATTGCGCGGCGCTCGTCGCGGTCAACCTGATCTACTTCCTGCGCGCGAAGACCGAGGAGCGTCACCTGATGCGCGATCCGGACTATCGCGCGTATGCGGCGTGGATCGCCGAGCACGGGTTGTTTGCGCGGATGCGGCACGCGTTGGGTATGCGCGCGGCGGTGTGA
- a CDS encoding collagen-like triple helix repeat-containing protein — MHHYFKKTTVALAALSVVTLYGCGSVDGPVTPSIKPSTSGTSGTSGTSGGGSSGTSGGGSSGTSGTSGTSGTSGTSGTSGTSGTSGTSGTSGTSGTSGTSGTSGTSGTSGTSGTSGTSGTSGTSGTSGTSGTSGTSGTSGTSGTSGTSGTSGTSGTSGTSGTSGTSGTSGTSGTSGTSGTSGTSGTSGTSGTSGTSGTSGTSGTSGTSGTSGTSGTSGTSGTSGTATTPLGNVLQQTGTLVTALGTTVANGGSQIGGVQVPGTNPTTAASVGNAVTSLGNGVQSLGNGVAAGLGSIGVSPNPLGPTLTSTTGLLSSAGAAVNNVGNAVTSLGAGPLSPLAPVTTTVGGLVNTVGTAVNSTASALNTALSSAPVQQLETQVGSLINPITNTLAGGVQTPGTTQTLGGATLLGAPLNGLLGTLGSGLGLAGSQIGSTTGNPVGASTGNTVAQLGNTVASAGGLLYGGSGSSSSGTNPLAPITGLLGTLTGGLGGGSSSSGSGGTSGTSGTSGTSGTNPLAPITALLGTVTGTLGGIGSSGTGGTSGTGGNGGAGVGGLLAPVTNLVNSLTPLGASLTGTVTAPGGGVTGNLTGALTSGPVGTLAGSLTSPTGALGAVGTASPGGAVGTVTTPSGSGTVTAGLSGSSGSTAGGATNLLAPVTNLVGGLLGATAPKK; from the coding sequence ATGCATCATTACTTCAAGAAAACGACGGTGGCGCTGGCCGCCTTGTCGGTCGTCACGCTGTATGGCTGCGGATCGGTCGACGGGCCGGTGACGCCGTCGATCAAGCCGAGCACGTCGGGAACATCAGGCACGTCCGGGACGTCGGGCGGCGGTTCGTCGGGTACGTCGGGCGGCGGTAGCTCGGGCACTTCGGGTACTTCCGGCACTTCGGGTACCTCGGGTACCTCGGGTACCTCGGGTACCTCGGGTACTTCGGGTACTTCGGGTACTTCGGGTACTTCGGGCACTTCGGGCACTTCCGGCACTTCGGGCACTTCGGGCACTTCGGGCACTTCGGGCACTTCGGGCACTTCGGGCACTTCCGGCACTTCCGGCACTTCGGGCACTTCCGGCACTTCGGGCACTTCGGGCACTTCGGGTACTTCGGGTACTTCGGGTACTTCGGGTACTTCGGGTACTTCGGGTACTTCGGGTACTTCGGGTACTTCGGGTACTTCGGGTACTTCGGGTACTTCGGGTACTTCGGGTACTTCGGGTACTTCGGGTACTTCGGGTACTTCGGGTACTTCGGGTACTTCGGGTACTTCGGGTACTTCGGGTACTTCGGGTACTTCGGGTACTTCGGGTACTTCGGGTACTTCGGGTACTTCGGGTACTTCCGGCACTTCGGGCACCGCCACCACCCCGCTCGGCAACGTCCTTCAGCAAACCGGCACGCTGGTCACCGCACTCGGCACGACCGTCGCGAACGGCGGCTCGCAGATCGGCGGCGTGCAAGTGCCCGGCACGAACCCGACGACGGCCGCCAGCGTCGGCAATGCGGTCACGAGCCTCGGCAACGGCGTCCAGTCGCTCGGCAACGGTGTCGCGGCCGGCCTCGGCTCGATCGGCGTGTCGCCGAATCCGCTCGGCCCGACGCTGACGTCGACGACCGGCCTGCTGAGCAGCGCCGGCGCAGCCGTCAACAATGTCGGCAATGCGGTGACGAGCCTCGGCGCCGGCCCGCTGTCGCCGCTCGCACCGGTCACGACGACCGTCGGCGGCCTCGTCAACACGGTCGGCACCGCGGTGAACTCCACCGCGTCGGCGTTGAACACGGCGCTGAGCAGCGCACCGGTCCAGCAGCTCGAAACGCAGGTCGGCAGCCTCATCAACCCGATCACGAACACGCTGGCCGGCGGCGTCCAGACGCCCGGCACCACGCAGACGCTCGGCGGCGCGACGCTGCTCGGCGCCCCGCTCAACGGGCTGCTCGGCACACTCGGCAGCGGCCTGGGCCTCGCGGGCTCGCAGATCGGCAGCACGACCGGCAACCCCGTCGGCGCGAGCACCGGCAATACCGTCGCGCAGCTCGGCAACACGGTGGCATCGGCCGGCGGCCTGCTGTACGGCGGCAGCGGCAGTTCCAGCAGCGGCACGAACCCGCTCGCGCCGATCACCGGCCTGCTCGGCACGTTGACGGGCGGGCTCGGCGGCGGCAGCAGTTCGAGCGGCTCGGGCGGCACCAGCGGAACGAGCGGGACGAGTGGAACGAGCGGCACCAACCCGCTCGCCCCGATCACCGCGCTGCTCGGCACCGTGACGGGCACGCTCGGCGGCATCGGTTCGAGCGGTACGGGTGGTACCAGCGGCACCGGCGGCAACGGTGGCGCGGGCGTCGGCGGCCTGCTGGCGCCCGTCACGAACCTCGTCAATTCGCTGACGCCGCTCGGCGCGAGCCTCACCGGCACGGTCACTGCGCCGGGCGGCGGTGTGACCGGCAACCTGACGGGCGCGCTGACGAGCGGCCCGGTCGGCACGCTCGCCGGTTCGCTGACGTCGCCGACCGGTGCGCTCGGCGCTGTCGGCACGGCGAGCCCGGGCGGCGCGGTCGGGACGGTGACGACGCCGTCCGGCAGCGGCACCGTGACGGCCGGCCTGTCCGGCAGTTCGGGCAGCACCGCGGGCGGCGCGACCAACCTGCTCGCGCCGGTGACGAACCTGGTCGGCGGCCTGCTCGGCGCCACCGCGCCGAAGAAGTAA